The Syntrophotalea acetylenivorans genome contains the following window.
CCGTTTTGAGCTTCGATGCATTCGATGGCCACACCGGGACCGAGAATCTCCGACAAGCCATAAATGTCGATAGCCTTGATGTTCAGTTTTTGCTCGATTTCCTGGCGTATCGATTCGCTCCAAGGTTCGGCACCAAGGATACCAACCTTGAGAGCAAAAGAACGGATGTCCAGACCTTCCTCGGCAGCGGCTTCAGCAAGGTAAAGGCTATAGGAAGGGGTGCAGGTAATGACAGTGGAACCGAAATCCTGCATGATCATGATCTGCTTTTTGGTGTTGCCGCCGGACATGGGAATGACTGCAGCGCCGAGCTTTTCGGCTCCGTAATGAGCTCCAAGACCACCCGTAAAGAGACCGTAGCCGTAGGCATTATGAATTACATCTCCGCGGGCTACACCGGCAGCTGCAAATGAACGAGCCATCAATTCGGACCACATATCGATATCGCGACGAGTATAACCAACAACGGTCGGCTTCCCGGTCGTGCCTGATGAAGCATGCAAACGCACAATCTGCTCCATCGGCACGGCAAACAAACCGTAAGGATAGTTGTCACGCATGTCCTGCTTAAGCGTGAAGGGCAAACGCTGCAGGTCTTCCAGGCTCTTTATCTGCTCGGGTTTAATCCCTGCCTTGTCAAAAGATTCCCGATAAAAGGGAACCCGGGCATAGACCCTTTCCAGGGTATGTTGCAGACGTTTCAACTGCAGTGCAGCCAAAGCCTCGCGAGGTAACGTTTCGAATTCATCATTCCAGATCATGGCTGTATCCTATAACACTCGGTTATGACCAGATAAACAGTGTCAGCACCGAACAATTTACCAAGTCACAGATTGCGACCCAAGCTGAAGGCCTTCAGGTTTTCTTCCAGGTACTTAGCGGGAACCATTTTTTGTAAAGTCTGCTGCCAGAAGCTGTCGTCAATATCGATATTCTTCGACAAGGCTCCGAGTAGCACGACATTCACGGTTCTCTGATTGCCGGCATCGGAAGCCAGCTGCAACCCGTCAACGAGCTTGGTGTCAGGGAAAGCCGCCTTGATTTTTGCCGGTATATCAACAGGGTAACTCTCCTTGCCAAGGGTAACCGGAGCAGGAAACACCTGCAGGTTGTTGGCTAGAACGCTCCCGCCCTTCCGAACCAGCGGCAAGTAACGATAGGTCTCAAGCAATTCAAAGCCGAGCAGCATATCAGCCTGCCCTTCGGGAATAATTGATGAATACACCTTCTTACCGTAACGGATATGGGAAACAACACTGCCACCCCGTTGAGACATGCCGTGGATTTCATTTTTTTTGACGTCAAAACCGGCCAGCATGAGTACTTCTGAAAGGACTTCACTAGCCAGCAGGATGCCCTGGCCGCCTACACCGGAAATGAGAATATTGGTCACTTCATTACTCATTGATATCTCCAATAGCGTCGACATTACAAACCTGGTTGCAAAGACCGCAGCCGACACAGAATAAACTATTAATATGAGCCACACCCTTACCGTCAGCAGTAGTGCGCCATTCGATGGCCGGGCAACCCAGCTTGAGACAAGCCCGGCAACCAGTACAGCGGTCTAGATCGACCTTCATGGCAGGCTTGCGCGCAACCGGATCGCGTTTGACAAGCATGCAAGGCCGACGGGCAATAACGACAGAGACCTCAGGGCGTTCCATTTCTTCTTTAAGAACTTGACGGGTAGCGGCAACCTCGTAAGGATCAACAACCTTTACGTGTTGAACACCAACCGCTCTGCAGAGTTGCTCCAGATCAACCCGGTAACTGTCCGCTCCCATCAGAGTGTAGCCTGATGAGGGGTTCTCCTGACGACCGGTCATGGCAGTAATGCGATTATCAAGAATGACCACGGTAGAGACCGCACTGTTGTACACCATATCCATCAAACCATTGATACCGGTATGCAAAAAGGTGGAGTCACCGATCACGGCAACCACCTTCCGCTGCTCATCGCCGGAAAGCAGTTTACTCAATCCCGTAGCATTGCCGATACTGGCGCCCATGCAGATGCAGGTGTCCATAGCCGCCAGAGGCTCCATAAAACCGAGGGTATAGCAACCAATATCGCCGGTAACAAATGCCTTCAGGCGGTTAAGAGAATGAAAAACACTGCGATGCGGGCACCCCGGGCACATACTCGGCGGACGGTTCGGCAGAGTCTCGCTGTGGCTGAAAAAAGGTTGTTCATCTTTACCGGAGAGGCTTTTAGCGACTCGACCAGGGGTCAATTCTCCACAAATGGAAAAAAGGTCCTTGCCCACAACTTCGATCCCCATGGCACGGACCTGCTCTTCAATGAAAGGGTCGAGTTCTTCAATGACATAGAGGGTGTCGTATTGGGCGGCAAAGTCACGGATTAACTGCTTGGGAAGCGGATAAACCATGCCCAGCTTAAGAATGTCAGCATCCGGCAAAGCCTCCCTGGCATATTGGTAGCTTACGCCGGCAGTGATCACCCCGATTTTACCACCGACCTTTTCAACCCGATTAAAGGGCTGCTGACAAGCCCACTCTTCTAGCCGGGTAATGCGGTCTTCGACAAGAGGATGCCGTTTACGCGCATTGCTGGGCAACATGACAAATTTGGCGGGATCTTTTTCAAGGCCGGGCTCGGGCAGACCGGTTACCGGGTCTTGCAGAGTAACCACCGATTTAGAGTGAGAGATGCGGGTGGTTGTGCGCAACATAATCGGTGTATCAAATTGCTCACTGGTTTCCAGAGCAAGGCGAGTATAAGTCAGAGCTTCCTGACTATCCGCCGGCTCGAACATGGGGATTTTGGCAAATTTTGCATAGTTACGGCTGTCCTGCTCATTCTGTGACGAATGCAACTCGGGATCATCAGCTACGGCCAGGACCAGACCACCTCTGACACCGGTATATGAAAGAGTGAATAAGGGGTCAGCAGCGACATTAACCCCAACATGCTTCATCGCGACCAAAGCTCGTCCACCGCCAAAAGAGGCACCAATCCCGACCTCCAGGGCCACTTTTTCGTTAGGAGCCCAAGAGGCGTCGATGGTGGGATATTGCACCACATTTTCGAGAATCTCTGTACTCGGGGTCCCTGGATAAGCCGAAGCGACTTTAACGCCGGCTTCATAGGCTCCGCGAGCGATTGCTTCATTACCTGACAAAATAGCACGTTCCATATAAGTATCATCCTTAGAATAGGTGCCGGCAAGATTGACATCAGCCAGCAATAGGCTCAGTAAAACGGCATTTGACTATAGTGAAATATCAGGGGGCTGTCAATCGTAGGATATGCAAAAGGAGGCTGTTGTTAAAGCCCAATTAAGTCTCGCCAAGACCGCGAGTGATATTTCCAACATGTTCTCCAACCTTGGCGACATGATGTAAAATATCGATAAACAACAGACCTTGTGCAGTATTGCATTCGCCGGTACTCAGGCGCTGAATATGATTATTTCGTAATTCTAACTCGAGATCAAAAATAGCAGAAGCATGTTGCTCCCCTTCCCTGTTTTGAATTTTCGATTCACTATCGATAGCGTTGATGGTCAGGAGTAAAAAATTTCTAGTATGTGAAACAAGGTCGTCGAGTTCTTCTATAGCTGCTTCGGAAAATTCGATTTGCCGATCGATTCTGGTCACCAGAAGGTGTTGTAGATTTTCGCAATGATCCCCGAGCCTTTCCAGATCATTAACAATATGCATCAGTCCGGCGGCTTGCCTGGAAGCCTCTCGAGTTATCGATTGCTGGGATAAATTGACCAGAAAATCTGTAATCTCCCGTTGCAGCATATCCATGGAACCCTCTTCCCGGCTTAAATGCCTGATCTTTTCTTCGCTGTATCCAGGCAAAAGGTCCAAGGTTTTATCGAATACTGCCAGACTTAAGTGCGCCATGCGTTTGGTTTCGAGCTGAGCCTGACTAAGAGCAAGAATCGGCGTATTGAGAACCCTGTTGTCGAGATATTGCAAATGAAATGATTGTGTAGTTAAGCGACCTTTCATCAATAAAGTCGTGAATCGGGCCACCAAACTAAGCAAAGGCAAAAAAACCAAGGCATTGACCATGTTGAATAGGGTATGACTGTTGGCGATATGACGCGCAATAAAGGGCTTATCGCCTATTGCAGCGTCAAACTGAGCAGCGAGCTGGGGGGTATTGAGAACGAAATCGGGATCACCTGGAGTGAGTAAGTCGACTAAATGGAGGAAATAGGGAAAAAGCAGTAAAACATAGGCCACACCGATCAGGTTGAAGAGCAAATGAGCCAATGCGGTACGACGTGCGGCAAGGTTGGTATTAAGGGCTGCAATATTAGCACTGCATGCAGTACCGATATTTTCACCGAGAATCAGGGCAATACATAAATCGAAGGGAAGAAGACCATTCCCCGCGAGCACCAGGGTTAGCCCAATAGTAGCGCTACTGCTTTGAATCAGAACGGTTAGTAAGGCGCCGAGGGCCACAGCAAAGATCTGATGTTGGCTGACCAAAAGTAAAAAATCGTGAAAAGAAGCATTGTCCTTAATCGGGACAAAAGTTCCTTTCATGATAGTGAAACCAAAAAACAAAATGCCGAAGCCTAGCACAACTTCGCCAAATAGGGACCAACGCTTATTGGAACAGAACAGCTTAAGGCCGGTACCGATACCAATAGCCGGCAAGGCAAAATGGCCTATATTGAAGGCCAGCAACTGAGCGGTTACAGTGGTGCCGATATTGGCCCCGAGCAAAACCCCGAGCGCCTGGGCAATGGACATGAGCCCGGCATTAACGAACCCTACCACCATCACTGCGGTAGCGTTGGACGATTGTACGATAGCGGTTACAGAAGCGCCGGTGAGGACGCCCAACAGACGGTTGTTAGTTAAAGAGGAAAGCCCCCTGCGCAGACGATCTCCGGCTATCTTCTGTAGTGCCTCCGACATGATTTTCATGCCGAACAATAAGAGGCCAAGACCGCCAATCAGGCCGAATAACAATGGTTGATTTATAAAGTCCGGCAGCAAAATGACTCTCTTCCAACTTCAAAGAGCCGGCACAATCCAAAAATCCGATTCATGCCGGGTTATTTTAAGGATAAGGTATTGCTTGAGACGAGATTAACCAGATGCAACTGGTCGGTTGAGGACCGTCAAAGTTGATGAATCCAGGAAGTGTCGCCACTGCCCTGCCGCAACACTTCCACCTTATCATCAATGAGACTGATAACGGTCGATTGCTCACCAAGCAGATTCCCCCCATCGACGACCATATCCAATTGTTTACCAACCTGCTGATTAATTATTACAGGATCACAGTGGCTCTCTTCGCCGGAAATATTAACACTGGTGGTCACTATGGGATGACCCAGTTCCCGCACAATAGACAAGGCAATGGGGTTGTCGGGGATGCGAATGCCAACTGTTTTTTGCCGGGTAGTCAGCACATCGGGTACAACTCGAGTGGCTTCCAGGACGAAGGTAAAAGGCCCAGGAAGATAACGTTTCATTATTTTAAAAGCAAAGTTACTCACTTGAGCGTAGTTTGAGACATCGGAAAGATCAGCACAGATAAATGAAAACGGTTTTCTCGGGTCCCGCTGTTTAATCTGATATATCTTTTTGACCCCTTTTTTATTGAAGATATCGCAACCCAGACCGTAAATGGTGTCTGTAGGATAGGCGATTACCCCCCCCTGTTTCAGACACTCAACCACACGATTAACCAAACGTTGTTGAGGATTTTCAGGATTGAGTGCAAGGATCATGTTGGGCCTCCCCAAAGAAAATAGGATCTACGAGTTTCGAACTGTTTATAAAGATATTAGCATACCCGGGGCAACAATCTTGTATTTAACCGGTATGCCCAAAACCTCCAGCCTCACGAGCGGTTGTATCCAGTTCGTCAACTAAAGTCAGGGAGGCTTGATGTACCGGTGTAATGATCAACTGAGCTATTCTGTCGCCGCAAGCTATCGTCACCGGTTCTTGGCCATGGTTGATCATCACAACCTTGATCTCTCCACGGTAATCGGCATCGATAGTACCTGGTGCGTTGACAAGACTCAGGCCCTTTTTTATCGCCAACCCGGAACGCGGCCGCACCTGCCCTTCGTAACCTGCGGGTATGGCCAAGGCAATGCCGGTCGGGATCAAACACCGTTGACCTGGAAGCAATTGCTGGCTTTCTTCAAGACAGGCGAATAGATCCATGCCTGCAGCCAATTCTGTCATATACACGGGCAATTGCGCAGTGTCGCGCAATAATTTTACTTGGACATCGACCATACTCATCCTTACCCTTTCTACAGGAAGCGGCTATCAACCAAGAGTCAGATCCATTAATGGGAAGGCATCATTGGTCAGATCCCCGACCATTTGCAGCACCAGACCCTTATCTTGAAATAGATTTTTTGCAAGCCGCTGAATATCCTCAGCATTAACCTTGTCGATATTTATCAGAATCTCTTCGGGATCCAATACTTTCCCCAAATAAACTTCATTTTTTGCCAACCGTGTCATACGGTTATCGGTGCTTTCCATGGACAGCATAAACTGCCCCTTCAGTTGATCCTTGGCTGCTTGCAACTCATCAGGAGAGACAATTTGATTTTTAAAAAGATTCAGTTCCCGCAGTATAACGCCAATAGCATGACCTGCATCGTCAGGCGAAACTCCGGCATGCACGATCAGGGTACCACAATCTAAATGAGCATTTAGATATGAATAAACAGAATAGGCCATACCTCGTTCTTCACGAAGTTTTTGAAAAAGACGCGAACTGATGCTGCCACCAAGGATGGCATTGAGAATTTGACCGACATAGCGCAAACGATGTCCTTGTGGTAATCCTGCCGTACCAAGACAAAGATGAACCTGTTCAAGTTTTTTCTTGAGGATATTAACCTGGCGTAAAGGCAAATTGATCGGCGGAACAACCTGGGTCTTACTTCCGGACGGCAAATCACCAAGGGCTTTGGCGACATGATCTACCACTTGCTGATGGTCAAGATCACCGGCGGCAGAAATAATTAGATTTTTGCCGGAATACTGCTTGGCAAAAAAATCCAGCAAAGTCGAACGGTCAAGGGACGAAACGCTTTGAGGTGTGCCAAGGATGGGTCGGCCAAGGGAATGATCGGGCCAGAATTTTTGAGCAAAAAGTTCGT
Protein-coding sequences here:
- a CDS encoding phenylacetate--CoA ligase family protein, producing MIWNDEFETLPREALAALQLKRLQHTLERVYARVPFYRESFDKAGIKPEQIKSLEDLQRLPFTLKQDMRDNYPYGLFAVPMEQIVRLHASSGTTGKPTVVGYTRRDIDMWSELMARSFAAAGVARGDVIHNAYGYGLFTGGLGAHYGAEKLGAAVIPMSGGNTKKQIMIMQDFGSTVITCTPSYSLYLAEAAAEEGLDIRSFALKVGILGAEPWSESIRQEIEQKLNIKAIDIYGLSEILGPGVAIECIEAQNGLHIWEDHFIAEIINPQTGEVLADGEEGELVITTITKEGIPMIRYRTRDITRFISEPCVCGRSHRRLQRMSGRSDDMLIIRGVNVFPSQIESVLMQVEGVEPHYQLIVNREDNLDSLEVQVEVTEDLFSDEIRVMQGLSERIRHEIKSLLNITCKVRLVEPKSITRSEGKAKRVIDLRKG
- a CDS encoding indolepyruvate oxidoreductase subunit beta — encoded protein: MSNEVTNILISGVGGQGILLASEVLSEVLMLAGFDVKKNEIHGMSQRGGSVVSHIRYGKKVYSSIIPEGQADMLLGFELLETYRYLPLVRKGGSVLANNLQVFPAPVTLGKESYPVDIPAKIKAAFPDTKLVDGLQLASDAGNQRTVNVVLLGALSKNIDIDDSFWQQTLQKMVPAKYLEENLKAFSLGRNL
- the iorA gene encoding indolepyruvate ferredoxin oxidoreductase subunit alpha; the protein is MERAILSGNEAIARGAYEAGVKVASAYPGTPSTEILENVVQYPTIDASWAPNEKVALEVGIGASFGGGRALVAMKHVGVNVAADPLFTLSYTGVRGGLVLAVADDPELHSSQNEQDSRNYAKFAKIPMFEPADSQEALTYTRLALETSEQFDTPIMLRTTTRISHSKSVVTLQDPVTGLPEPGLEKDPAKFVMLPSNARKRHPLVEDRITRLEEWACQQPFNRVEKVGGKIGVITAGVSYQYAREALPDADILKLGMVYPLPKQLIRDFAAQYDTLYVIEELDPFIEEQVRAMGIEVVGKDLFSICGELTPGRVAKSLSGKDEQPFFSHSETLPNRPPSMCPGCPHRSVFHSLNRLKAFVTGDIGCYTLGFMEPLAAMDTCICMGASIGNATGLSKLLSGDEQRKVVAVIGDSTFLHTGINGLMDMVYNSAVSTVVILDNRITAMTGRQENPSSGYTLMGADSYRVDLEQLCRAVGVQHVKVVDPYEVAATRQVLKEEMERPEVSVVIARRPCMLVKRDPVARKPAMKVDLDRCTGCRACLKLGCPAIEWRTTADGKGVAHINSLFCVGCGLCNQVCNVDAIGDINE
- a CDS encoding Na/Pi cotransporter family protein translates to MLPDFINQPLLFGLIGGLGLLLFGMKIMSEALQKIAGDRLRRGLSSLTNNRLLGVLTGASVTAIVQSSNATAVMVVGFVNAGLMSIAQALGVLLGANIGTTVTAQLLAFNIGHFALPAIGIGTGLKLFCSNKRWSLFGEVVLGFGILFFGFTIMKGTFVPIKDNASFHDFLLLVSQHQIFAVALGALLTVLIQSSSATIGLTLVLAGNGLLPFDLCIALILGENIGTACSANIAALNTNLAARRTALAHLLFNLIGVAYVLLLFPYFLHLVDLLTPGDPDFVLNTPQLAAQFDAAIGDKPFIARHIANSHTLFNMVNALVFLPLLSLVARFTTLLMKGRLTTQSFHLQYLDNRVLNTPILALSQAQLETKRMAHLSLAVFDKTLDLLPGYSEEKIRHLSREEGSMDMLQREITDFLVNLSQQSITREASRQAAGLMHIVNDLERLGDHCENLQHLLVTRIDRQIEFSEAAIEELDDLVSHTRNFLLLTINAIDSESKIQNREGEQHASAIFDLELELRNNHIQRLSTGECNTAQGLLFIDILHHVAKVGEHVGNITRGLGET
- a CDS encoding L-threonylcarbamoyladenylate synthase, producing the protein MILALNPENPQQRLVNRVVECLKQGGVIAYPTDTIYGLGCDIFNKKGVKKIYQIKQRDPRKPFSFICADLSDVSNYAQVSNFAFKIMKRYLPGPFTFVLEATRVVPDVLTTRQKTVGIRIPDNPIALSIVRELGHPIVTTSVNISGEESHCDPVIINQQVGKQLDMVVDGGNLLGEQSTVISLIDDKVEVLRQGSGDTSWIHQL
- the dut gene encoding dUTP diphosphatase, which encodes MSMVDVQVKLLRDTAQLPVYMTELAAGMDLFACLEESQQLLPGQRCLIPTGIALAIPAGYEGQVRPRSGLAIKKGLSLVNAPGTIDADYRGEIKVVMINHGQEPVTIACGDRIAQLIITPVHQASLTLVDELDTTAREAGGFGHTG
- a CDS encoding M16 family metallopeptidase translates to MYQKTVLDNGIRILTEKIPSAYSAALGFWVENGARHESRALNGASHFIEHLLFKGTRRRSALDIAKEIDSVGGALNAFTSHELSCYFAKVAGDKLPLAIDLLSDILCHSLFDLDEIEKERRVILQEIHMVEDSPDERIHELFAQKFWPDHSLGRPILGTPQSVSSLDRSTLLDFFAKQYSGKNLIISAAGDLDHQQVVDHVAKALGDLPSGSKTQVVPPINLPLRQVNILKKKLEQVHLCLGTAGLPQGHRLRYVGQILNAILGGSISSRLFQKLREERGMAYSVYSYLNAHLDCGTLIVHAGVSPDDAGHAIGVILRELNLFKNQIVSPDELQAAKDQLKGQFMLSMESTDNRMTRLAKNEVYLGKVLDPEEILINIDKVNAEDIQRLAKNLFQDKGLVLQMVGDLTNDAFPLMDLTLG